One genomic window of uncultured delta proteobacterium includes the following:
- a CDS encoding putative Histidine kinase (Evidence 3 : Function proposed based on presence of conserved amino acid motif, structural feature or limited homology; Product type pe : putative enzyme), translated as MVFTDPSVGVPVPEDREEHPGPRWSRQTQPRVYGTAAYEWDFCTGRTWYSEEWENIVQCRYDCLWPGNRGWWTERVHPEDMPHLLRAILAIHAGFADKQELVCRIKRPDNSWRRVLFRNQVTAKTPEGAPWILSGIAVDITDNFPEEGGSPRGASFSELDYHSMLENSPDLFVRFDRNLTPVYANPAVSKYLGGKRDNLVYSEKQVNKRLAGDYRELFKQYIERVFAEKTVVREEIHVCLTDGSEVIGECSFWPEFDTSGVIRYAMVQFRDITDKRRAEQRAALNEKRLEALYRLTLMENAEEDAVLSFVMDSVLELTDSRSGFFFIPEEEGSDRGRLFWSSDHYRHIDRQYLPDSLLPPDLIRTMTDENGNRLYRAINNGTGKEPLYVLFGGAMRVMRLIIAPGMEGNHMVSVAGVCNKGSDYDESDLQQLETFMNSAWLILRRRRFVHELQQAKETAESANKAKNAFLANVSHELRTPLNGVLSMLQLIDSMPLAKEQHEYLMTAQASGKALLRIIADILDFSSMESGKMPLAVDVFDFQASVRSALGMFKENAAAKGLEFAYGIDPAIPRSLLGDEGRVRQIIFNVVGNAVKFTSEGSITVQCDLLPGSPPDLVRVSIEVADTGIGIPENRLAGIFDAFSRVENSHRRKYGGTGLGLSIVKHLASMMDGSVSIQSKQGKGTMVRAVLSFGVPESRQRPRPASRRVEVACGRTLDILVAEDDAISSMAIKAFLQRRCHRVVCVDDGTKALEALQVYPFHCLFTDITMPEMDGLELVRRIRTGDIAGFPPTDAVRDLVRETFPDAPENGCPMDRDLAVITVSAHSMIGDRERFLEQGMDHYVSKPIDRDEIDGALAFVESRLDRE; from the coding sequence ATGGTTTTTACGGATCCCAGCGTCGGCGTGCCTGTGCCGGAAGACCGGGAGGAACACCCGGGCCCTCGTTGGTCCCGGCAGACACAGCCCCGGGTTTACGGGACGGCCGCGTACGAATGGGATTTTTGCACCGGCAGGACCTGGTATTCCGAAGAGTGGGAAAACATCGTCCAGTGCCGGTACGACTGTCTCTGGCCCGGCAACAGGGGCTGGTGGACCGAGCGGGTGCACCCGGAGGACATGCCCCACCTGTTGCGCGCCATCCTTGCCATTCATGCGGGGTTTGCGGACAAACAGGAGCTTGTCTGCCGCATCAAGCGGCCCGACAATTCATGGCGGCGGGTGCTTTTCCGCAACCAGGTGACGGCCAAGACGCCGGAAGGCGCGCCCTGGATACTTTCGGGCATCGCCGTTGATATTACCGACAATTTTCCGGAAGAGGGCGGATCGCCGCGCGGCGCATCCTTTTCGGAACTCGACTACCATTCCATGCTGGAAAATTCGCCGGACCTGTTCGTCCGGTTTGACCGCAATCTTACCCCGGTGTACGCCAACCCCGCTGTGAGTAAATACCTCGGCGGCAAGCGGGACAACCTGGTTTACAGTGAAAAACAGGTGAACAAGCGGCTCGCCGGGGATTACCGCGAACTGTTCAAGCAATATATCGAGCGGGTTTTCGCGGAAAAGACCGTGGTGCGGGAAGAGATACACGTTTGCCTGACGGACGGGAGCGAGGTTATCGGGGAATGCTCCTTCTGGCCGGAATTCGATACGAGCGGCGTCATCCGGTACGCCATGGTCCAGTTCCGGGATATAACGGACAAACGCCGGGCCGAGCAGCGGGCGGCCCTCAACGAGAAGCGGCTGGAAGCGCTGTACCGGCTGACCCTGATGGAAAACGCCGAGGAAGACGCGGTCCTGTCCTTTGTCATGGACAGCGTGCTCGAACTGACGGACAGCCGCAGCGGTTTTTTCTTTATTCCCGAGGAGGAGGGGTCGGACCGGGGCAGGCTGTTCTGGTCCAGCGACCACTACCGGCATATTGACAGGCAGTACCTCCCGGACAGCCTTCTTCCCCCGGACCTGATCCGCACGATGACGGACGAAAACGGCAACAGGCTTTACCGCGCCATCAACAACGGCACGGGAAAGGAGCCGCTGTACGTACTTTTCGGCGGCGCCATGCGCGTCATGCGCCTCATCATCGCGCCCGGCATGGAAGGCAATCACATGGTCTCCGTCGCCGGGGTCTGCAACAAGGGGTCGGACTACGACGAGTCCGACCTGCAACAGCTGGAAACGTTCATGAACAGCGCGTGGCTTATTCTGCGCCGCCGCCGGTTCGTGCACGAGCTGCAGCAGGCCAAGGAAACCGCCGAATCGGCGAACAAGGCCAAAAACGCGTTCCTGGCCAACGTGAGCCACGAGTTGCGCACCCCGCTCAACGGCGTGCTCAGCATGCTCCAGCTGATAGATTCCATGCCCCTGGCCAAGGAGCAGCACGAGTACCTGATGACGGCCCAGGCTTCAGGCAAGGCTCTTTTACGCATTATTGCGGATATTCTCGACTTTTCCAGCATGGAATCCGGAAAAATGCCCCTGGCCGTCGACGTGTTCGATTTTCAGGCCAGCGTGCGCTCGGCGCTCGGCATGTTCAAGGAGAACGCCGCGGCCAAGGGGCTGGAGTTCGCTTACGGCATAGATCCGGCCATCCCCCGGAGCCTGCTCGGCGACGAGGGAAGGGTGCGGCAGATCATCTTCAACGTGGTGGGCAACGCGGTCAAATTCACCTCGGAGGGGAGCATCACGGTCCAGTGCGACCTGCTGCCCGGAAGCCCGCCGGATCTCGTCCGGGTGTCCATCGAAGTTGCGGATACCGGCATCGGCATTCCCGAAAACAGACTTGCCGGCATATTCGACGCCTTTTCCCGGGTGGAGAACTCGCATCGCCGGAAATACGGCGGCACCGGGCTGGGGCTGAGCATCGTCAAGCACCTCGCTTCCATGATGGACGGCTCGGTCAGCATCCAAAGCAAGCAGGGCAAGGGCACGATGGTTCGCGCGGTTCTTTCCTTCGGCGTGCCGGAGAGCAGGCAGCGGCCCCGCCCCGCCTCCAGGAGGGTGGAGGTTGCCTGCGGGCGGACGCTGGATATCCTGGTGGCCGAGGATGACGCCATCAGCTCCATGGCCATCAAGGCGTTTTTACAGCGGCGGTGCCATCGCGTGGTGTGCGTGGATGACGGGACCAAGGCCCTGGAAGCGTTGCAGGTCTATCCCTTCCATTGCCTGTTTACCGATATCACCATGCCGGAAATGGACGGGCTTGAGCTGGTGCGGCGCATCCGCACCGGCGATATCGCCGGTTTTCCGCCCACGGATGCCGTGCGGGACCTCGTGCGCGAAACGTTCCCCGACGCGCCGGAAAACGGCTGCCCCATGGACAGGGACCTCGCGGTCATTACGGTGAGCGCCCATTCCATGATCGGGGACCGGGAGCGGTTCCTGGAACAGGGCATGGATCATTACGTGTCCAAACCCATAGACAGGGATGAGATAGACGGCGCGCTCGCCTTTGTGGAAAGCCGCCTGGACCGGGAGTGA
- a CDS encoding conserved exported hypothetical protein (Evidence 4 : Homologs of previously reported genes of unknown function), translating into MRILLLLPVLLLHLFATAAYAGDMFPGTLEIRDGKPMLIRCDLVKNTYLLVDKDGNVDVWLKQIEKLGITPENPYQATVFGDARMEGDSVILTVDSIENIQPGSCHLGDLFK; encoded by the coding sequence ATGAGGATATTGCTTTTACTTCCGGTCTTATTGCTGCATCTTTTTGCCACAGCGGCATATGCCGGGGATATGTTCCCGGGTACTCTGGAAATACGGGACGGAAAACCCATGCTGATACGGTGCGATTTGGTTAAGAACACCTATTTGTTGGTTGATAAGGACGGCAACGTTGATGTTTGGCTCAAGCAGATTGAAAAACTCGGCATAACGCCTGAAAATCCCTATCAGGCCACTGTGTTCGGCGATGCGCGCATGGAAGGGGATTCGGTCATCCTCACGGTGGACAGCATTGAGAACATTCAGCCCGGCAGCTGTCATTTGGGAGACTTGTTCAAATAA
- a CDS encoding Threonine aldolase, which produces MIDLRSDTLTLPTEAMLHSMQGLALADETVDGDPTVRLLEEKAMALTGKEAAVFVTSGTLGNLLAVKSHAAKGGVDILTDHMAHIWKAEFGGLAAVGHLLCTRISSVKGEMNLQELRDTAEYLANRHGTPPACVCMETTHNYSGGSVLSLEYMRSVHEIAQGLGCPAHLDGARLFNAAAALNVPAKEITKHCDSVTFCLSKGLSAPFGAVLLGDKELIKRARIYRRMMGSGFRQIGLMAAPGVVALDTMIDRLADDNRRCAAIWKLLRAIDHRLVYDDEPPSNIMHLCCTGGSAKEWKEALQAEGVACNVDSPTKLRFVTHRHITDDDLPRVAAAVKKIHETLGN; this is translated from the coding sequence ATGATCGATTTGCGCAGCGACACCCTGACCCTGCCCACGGAAGCCATGCTGCACAGCATGCAGGGCCTGGCCCTCGCGGATGAAACCGTCGACGGCGACCCCACGGTCCGCCTCCTGGAGGAAAAGGCCATGGCCCTCACCGGCAAGGAGGCCGCCGTGTTCGTCACCAGCGGCACCCTCGGCAACCTATTGGCCGTCAAAAGCCATGCGGCGAAAGGGGGCGTGGATATCCTCACGGACCACATGGCCCACATCTGGAAGGCGGAATTCGGCGGGCTCGCGGCCGTGGGGCACCTGCTCTGCACCCGGATTTCCTCGGTCAAGGGGGAGATGAACCTGCAGGAACTGCGCGACACGGCGGAGTACCTCGCCAACCGCCACGGCACGCCCCCGGCCTGCGTCTGCATGGAAACCACCCACAACTATTCCGGCGGGTCGGTCCTGAGCCTCGAGTACATGCGCTCCGTGCACGAAATCGCCCAAGGTCTGGGCTGCCCGGCCCACCTGGACGGGGCCAGGCTTTTCAACGCCGCGGCGGCCCTTAACGTGCCCGCGAAGGAAATTACCAAACACTGCGACTCGGTTACCTTCTGCCTGTCCAAGGGCCTGTCCGCCCCGTTCGGTGCGGTGCTGCTGGGCGATAAAGAGCTCATCAAAAGGGCCAGGATATACCGCCGCATGATGGGCAGCGGGTTCCGCCAGATCGGCCTCATGGCCGCGCCCGGCGTGGTGGCCCTGGATACCATGATCGACCGCCTGGCCGACGACAACCGCCGCTGCGCCGCCATCTGGAAGCTCCTGCGCGCCATCGACCATCGCCTCGTGTATGACGACGAGCCGCCTTCGAACATCATGCACCTCTGCTGCACCGGCGGCTCCGCCAAGGAGTGGAAGGAGGCGTTGCAGGCGGAAGGCGTGGCCTGCAACGTGGACAGCCCCACGAAACTCCGCTTCGTGACGCACCGGCACATCACCGACGACGACCTGCCGCGCGTGGCCGCGGCCGTCAAAAAAATCCACGAAACGCTCGGGAACTGA
- a CDS encoding membrane hypothetical protein (Evidence 5 : No homology to any previously reported sequences), which produces MHAWFIRAIRRASMAVGGISVCAMAAVIFAEVILRSFLGSSLRVSEDIASYCLGYAIFWGALMAIDSEKFIRVDVLFGRFSQKGKDIINILNDFLFLLFLLLASYYFTLAQLSAFRMNTLTNTFYRWPIFYIKLPLMIGLYLLVVYLAYRLIYRVYEQISSRPDVFEQYEGEGK; this is translated from the coding sequence ATGCACGCATGGTTCATCCGGGCTATCAGAAGAGCCTCAATGGCGGTTGGCGGCATCAGCGTCTGCGCCATGGCCGCGGTCATTTTCGCCGAAGTCATCCTGCGCTCGTTTTTGGGCTCATCCCTGCGGGTTTCCGAGGATATCGCCTCCTATTGCCTGGGGTATGCCATTTTCTGGGGAGCGCTCATGGCGATAGACTCCGAGAAATTCATCAGGGTCGATGTCCTGTTCGGCAGATTTTCGCAAAAAGGCAAAGATATCATCAATATTTTGAACGACTTTCTGTTCCTGCTTTTCCTGCTTCTCGCATCGTACTACTTCACGCTGGCCCAGCTCTCCGCCTTCAGGATGAACACGTTGACCAACACGTTCTATCGCTGGCCCATTTTCTACATCAAGCTGCCGCTCATGATCGGGCTGTACCTCCTGGTCGTGTACCTCGCCTACCGTCTCATTTACAGGGTGTACGAACAAATTTCCAGCAGGCCGGATGTTTTCGAGCAGTACGAAGGGGAGGGCAAATGA
- a CDS encoding exported hypothetical protein (Evidence 5 : No homology to any previously reported sequences), with protein sequence MKRFTSLFLAAVLSAALLGLNAGPAAAAAKKVYKWGFASQNAMTHAMGLAHQAFFDEIRKRSDGRLDITYHPMGELPINQTEFIVACGEGLIEMAAGDVSAVGGSLTSGLLPAMPFLVTGFEEAHIAINAINDSIHKDINKYGTKFLYYCIYPMQQIWGSGPVPKTAKDMAGLTIRSQGTEMSKALELLGVHPVAISAAEVTSSLSRSVIKGAVTAGITITGNSWYPYLKWGYLANLLAMPSYIVVNQKAFDALPEDLQKILQDTATEYQNTFYDKYVSSAEEREWKVLTDKYGFSLVEMTAEDRAPIVRSMKKYWFDYAKSMGPDVVKDLEKILTALKIEY encoded by the coding sequence ATGAAAAGATTCACTTCACTGTTTCTGGCTGCCGTCCTGTCGGCGGCGCTTCTGGGCCTGAACGCCGGTCCCGCGGCGGCGGCCGCTAAAAAGGTTTACAAATGGGGTTTTGCTTCGCAAAACGCCATGACCCACGCCATGGGTCTCGCGCACCAAGCCTTCTTTGACGAAATCCGCAAACGCTCCGACGGCCGGTTGGATATCACGTACCATCCCATGGGCGAGTTGCCCATCAACCAGACCGAATTTATCGTGGCTTGCGGCGAAGGCCTGATCGAAATGGCCGCCGGCGACGTTTCCGCAGTGGGCGGCTCCCTGACCAGCGGACTCCTGCCCGCCATGCCCTTCCTTGTCACAGGTTTTGAAGAAGCCCACATCGCCATCAATGCCATCAATGACAGCATCCATAAGGATATCAACAAATACGGCACCAAGTTCCTGTATTACTGCATCTATCCCATGCAGCAGATCTGGGGCAGCGGGCCGGTTCCCAAGACCGCCAAGGACATGGCCGGCCTGACCATCCGTTCCCAGGGGACCGAAATGTCCAAGGCTCTGGAGCTGCTCGGGGTCCACCCGGTCGCCATCAGCGCCGCCGAAGTTACCTCCTCCCTCAGCCGCAGCGTGATCAAAGGCGCGGTCACGGCAGGCATAACCATCACGGGCAACAGCTGGTATCCGTATCTCAAGTGGGGGTATCTGGCGAACCTTTTGGCCATGCCTTCCTATATCGTCGTGAACCAGAAGGCCTTTGACGCGCTGCCCGAGGATCTGCAAAAGATCCTTCAGGACACGGCCACCGAGTACCAGAACACGTTTTATGACAAATATGTGTCCTCGGCCGAGGAACGGGAGTGGAAGGTGCTGACGGACAAGTACGGCTTCAGTCTGGTGGAAATGACCGCCGAAGACCGCGCGCCGATCGTCCGGTCCATGAAAAAGTACTGGTTCGACTACGCCAAGTCCATGGGGCCGGATGTCGTCAAGGATCTTGAAAAAATCCTTACCGCGTTGAAGATCGAGTACTAG
- a CDS encoding hypothetical protein (Evidence 5 : No homology to any previously reported sequences) → MAKKARLASRASRAFFAGFVDYQPPCGSPDKKPYSGKIGGSKILDRGDLFFIAFLLKEL, encoded by the coding sequence ATGGCAAAAAAAGCGCGGCTTGCGTCGAGAGCAAGCCGCGCTTTTTTTGCCGGCTTCGTGGATTATCAGCCCCCATGCGGGTCTCCGGACAAAAAACCGTACAGTGGCAAGATCGGCGGGAGTAAAATTCTTGACAGGGGTGATTTGTTTTTTATAGCATTCCTCTTAAAAGAATTGTAG
- a CDS encoding conserved hypothetical protein (Evidence 4 : Homologs of previously reported genes of unknown function): protein MSASIQYLGHSCILITSCAGRKILVDPYLSENEHAVVQPQDLKDINAILISHGAFDHIGDAFAIAKNTGATVFSDIVVLKYAIARGVPREKTRALIYGTNLVQDGVQIRSIEAKHISHFSYDGKDVTGVAMSFVIRLEDGTGIYFSGDTSIYSDMKFFGELYPVKIGFFCVSGLPGLAYEMDGREGALAAKMFNPEIAIPIHCSPDDPEITAFTKELGRIAPTVRPLVLKPGEILPL, encoded by the coding sequence ATGAGCGCTTCCATCCAGTACCTCGGCCATTCCTGCATCCTGATAACCAGTTGCGCCGGCAGAAAAATCCTCGTGGACCCGTACCTGAGCGAGAACGAGCATGCCGTCGTCCAACCGCAGGACCTGAAGGATATCAACGCGATTCTCATCTCCCACGGCGCGTTCGACCATATCGGCGATGCCTTTGCCATCGCCAAAAATACCGGGGCCACAGTGTTTTCCGACATCGTGGTTCTCAAGTACGCGATCGCCCGAGGCGTTCCCAGGGAAAAGACGCGCGCCCTCATTTACGGCACCAACCTCGTGCAGGACGGCGTGCAGATCCGCAGCATCGAGGCCAAGCATATTTCGCATTTTTCTTACGACGGCAAGGACGTCACCGGCGTGGCCATGAGCTTCGTCATCCGGCTTGAGGACGGCACGGGCATCTACTTCAGCGGCGACACCTCCATTTACAGCGACATGAAATTTTTCGGCGAGTTGTACCCCGTGAAAATCGGTTTTTTCTGCGTCAGCGGCCTGCCGGGCCTGGCGTACGAAATGGACGGAAGGGAAGGCGCGCTGGCCGCCAAAATGTTCAACCCCGAGATTGCCATACCGATTCACTGCTCGCCGGACGATCCGGAAATAACGGCCTTTACCAAAGAGCTGGGGCGCATTGCCCCGACGGTCAGACCCCTGGTGCTCAAACCGGGCGAGATTCTTCCCCTGTAG
- a CDS encoding TRAP transporter, DctM subunit, whose product MSWVTILLALILITMLLLGSGFYICVGISIASIAVLMLLGKLSLLQILSNVLWNTSTDFMMTAIPLFLLMGDILMESNLSGGFYRGLSKFLRFIPGGLLHSNIMGCGIFSAISGSSVACAAAIGGVAIPDQKKLGYFPRYIYGSLASGGTLGILIPPSIAMIIYCALTDSSVVMLFKCATVPGITLMLAYMGFIFFAALVKKDLFPKGAAGSTVADITTGEALKGVAPFFILIAAILGSIYGGIATATEAAAIGCVLSLVISRICGNLTKDSLVRAMKNTLCATSMILFITISAKLFSYVLTATGATREMVSWVSDLNLSYVGLLLVVYSIYIILGCFVESTAMLFLTLPVLYPILKSYDINLIWFGVVLVILVELGQITPPVGINLFVIKGVDPVDATLGEIVKGVIPYAALMLGFVAFLTVFPGYALLFY is encoded by the coding sequence ATGAGCTGGGTAACAATACTGTTGGCGCTGATCCTCATCACGATGCTCCTGCTCGGCTCCGGGTTCTACATCTGCGTGGGTATTTCCATCGCGAGCATCGCCGTGCTCATGCTTCTGGGCAAACTGAGCCTTCTGCAAATTCTCAGTAACGTACTCTGGAACACCAGCACCGACTTCATGATGACGGCCATCCCGCTCTTCCTGCTCATGGGGGACATTCTCATGGAGTCCAACCTGAGCGGCGGGTTTTATCGCGGGCTGTCCAAGTTTCTGCGCTTCATCCCGGGGGGGCTCCTGCATTCCAACATCATGGGCTGCGGCATCTTTTCCGCCATCAGCGGGTCCAGCGTGGCCTGCGCGGCGGCCATCGGCGGCGTTGCCATTCCCGACCAGAAAAAACTGGGGTATTTCCCCCGCTACATTTACGGCTCCCTCGCTTCCGGCGGTACGCTGGGCATTCTGATCCCGCCCAGCATCGCCATGATTATCTACTGCGCGCTGACAGACTCCTCGGTGGTCATGCTCTTCAAATGCGCCACGGTCCCCGGCATCACCCTGATGCTGGCCTACATGGGGTTCATTTTCTTTGCGGCGCTGGTAAAAAAAGATCTTTTCCCCAAGGGGGCCGCCGGTTCCACGGTAGCGGACATTACCACGGGTGAAGCGCTGAAGGGCGTGGCGCCCTTCTTCATCCTGATCGCGGCCATCCTGGGCAGCATTTACGGCGGCATTGCCACCGCCACCGAGGCCGCTGCCATTGGCTGCGTGCTCTCGCTCGTCATCAGCAGAATCTGCGGCAATCTTACGAAGGACAGCCTTGTCAGGGCCATGAAAAACACCCTGTGCGCCACCAGCATGATCCTGTTCATCACCATCTCGGCCAAGCTGTTTTCCTATGTGTTGACCGCCACGGGCGCCACCCGCGAGATGGTGAGTTGGGTAAGCGATTTGAACCTTTCTTACGTGGGCCTGCTTCTCGTCGTCTATTCCATCTACATCATCCTGGGCTGCTTTGTCGAAAGCACGGCCATGCTGTTCCTGACCTTGCCGGTGCTTTACCCCATCCTGAAATCATATGACATCAACCTGATCTGGTTCGGCGTGGTGCTGGTCATCCTGGTCGAACTGGGGCAGATAACGCCGCCGGTAGGGATCAACCTTTTCGTCATCAAGGGCGTGGACCCGGTTGACGCGACGCTGGGCGAGATCGTGAAGGGGGTTATACCCTACGCGGCTCTCATGCTGGGTTTCGTCGCCTTCCTGACCGTCTTCCCCGGGTATGCCCTGCTTTTTTACTAG